A single region of the Schizosaccharomyces osmophilus chromosome 3, complete sequence genome encodes:
- the cia1 gene encoding histone H3-H4 chaperone Cia1, with product MSIVNILSVNVLNNPAKFSDSYKFEITFECLEPLKSDLEWKLTYVGSATSQSYDQILDTLLVGPIPIGINKFVFEADPPNIDLLPELSDVLGVTVILLSCAYEENEFVRVGYYVNNEMEGINLQEMEDTEIKKVKVDISKVWRNILAEKPRVTRFNIQWDNPDFDDAPPVHPEAEEEEEEEEPEEADEELEEDGEPEEEDEDEEEDAGDEEEEEEIDIEDEEEPSTSQPQNPKKESKAPDSTEKQ from the coding sequence ATGTCGATCGTCAATATCCTAAGCGTGAATGTCTTGAACAATCCAGCCAAGTTTTCAGACTCGTACAAATTCGAAATCACTTTTGAGTGCTTAGAACCGTTGAAAAGCGACCTGGAATGGAAATTAACGTACGTGGGTAGTGCTACATCTCAAAGCTATGATCAAATTTTGGACACGCTTTTGGTGGGACCTATTCCTATTGGAATCAacaagtttgtttttgaagcagATCCACCCAACATCGACTTGCTTCCAGAACTCAGCGATGTATTAGGAGTTACAGTGATTTTGCTGTCTTGTGCTTATGAGGAAAACGAATTTGTTCGCGTTGGTTATTATGTAAACAACGAAATGGAGGGAATCAACTTGCAAGAAATGGAAGATACCGAAATCAAGAAAGTCAAGGTTGacatttcaaaagtatGGAGAAACATCCTAGCCGAGAAACCAAGGGTGACAAGGTTCAACATTCAGTGGGATAATCCTGACTTTGATGATGCACCGCCTGTTCATCCAGAAGCcgaggaggaggaggaagaagaagagccAGAGGAGGCCGACGAGGAACTCGAAGAGGACGGGGAACCCgaggaagaagacgaagacgaggaagaagatgctGGTGAtgaggaggaagaagaagaaattgatatcgaagacgaagaagaaccTTCCACCTCCCAACCTCAAAAtcccaaaaaagaatctaaAGCTCCCGATTCCACCGAGAAACAGTAA
- a CDS encoding GTPase interacting protein involved in vesicle tethering at the Golgi — MSTDSLPRNLMEQKAMELQQQLQALLDEIDQNKQESENISRESEYLCQYIGSMMAFQNRQNVLKK, encoded by the exons ATGAGTACGGATTCCTTACCACGCAATTTAATGGAGCA AAAAGCAATGGAGCTCCAGCAGCAATTGCAAG CACTGTTGGACGAAATTGATCAAAATAAACAGGAATCGGAAAACATTAGCAGAGAGAGTGAGTATCTGTGCCAATATATTGGTAGCATGATGGCCTTCCAAAATCGGCAAAACGTCCTTAAAAAGTGA
- the rpl39 gene encoding 60S ribosomal protein L39, with the protein MPANKTFRTKQKLAKAQRQNRPIPQWIRLRTGNTIHYNMKRRHWRRTKLNL; encoded by the coding sequence ATGCCTGCCAACAAGACTTTCCGTACCAAGCAAAAGCTTGCTAAGGCTCAGCGTCAAAACCGCCCCATCCCTCAGTGGATCCGCCTTCGTACTGGAAACACCATCCATTACAACATGAAGAGAAGACACTGGAGACGTACTAAGTTGAACCTTTAA